Proteins encoded within one genomic window of SAR202 cluster bacterium:
- a CDS encoding amidase → MNKELAFKPAWELRGMLAARKVSSVEVTEVYLRRIEAMNSKLNAYLTVDGEGAMAQAREADRRLAKGDKALLLGVPIAIKDLELTKGLRTTMGSLVYKDFMPDWDGAVSERVKRAGAVVLGKTNTPEFGFAGTNENRLGDACRNPWDVSRTSGGSSGGSAAAVASGLCALATGSDGGGSIRIPASFCGIYGIKPTLGRIPRFGGLGKPAPNLTSQSGPLTRTVRDSALLLQALAGPDERDVMSMRETPPDFVASLKQGVKGLRVAWSGDLGYAAVEPEVEAIARKGAMALGELGCEVEEPGLSLEYPLLDFVSIFSTGGYASYGHLQLEHEDKLTDYVIENFERGKKVSGLEYARSLNAVMRMTAQVSQWMDKYDLLVTPTMAVAAFAVGKNPAEIAGRKAYPRWDFMPYTPVFNLTGQPAASAPCGFTSGGLPVGLHIIGRRGAEATVLRASAALESARPWSGQAPAVS, encoded by the coding sequence TTGAACAAAGAATTGGCGTTTAAGCCGGCGTGGGAGCTGAGGGGGATGCTGGCGGCGCGGAAGGTGTCGTCGGTGGAGGTGACGGAGGTTTATCTGCGGCGCATCGAGGCCATGAACTCGAAGCTGAACGCGTACTTGACGGTGGACGGGGAGGGAGCAATGGCGCAGGCCCGGGAGGCGGACAGGCGGCTGGCGAAGGGCGATAAGGCGCTGCTGCTGGGGGTGCCGATAGCGATTAAGGACCTGGAGTTGACGAAGGGGCTGAGGACGACGATGGGGTCGCTGGTATATAAGGATTTTATGCCGGACTGGGATGGGGCGGTGAGCGAGCGGGTGAAGAGGGCGGGGGCGGTGGTGCTGGGGAAGACAAACACGCCGGAGTTTGGGTTTGCGGGGACGAATGAGAACCGGCTGGGAGATGCGTGCCGCAACCCCTGGGACGTGTCGCGGACTAGTGGGGGGTCCAGTGGGGGGAGCGCTGCGGCGGTGGCGTCGGGTCTGTGTGCGCTGGCGACGGGGAGCGATGGCGGAGGGTCGATTCGCATACCGGCGAGCTTCTGCGGGATTTACGGAATAAAGCCGACGCTGGGACGGATACCTCGGTTCGGTGGGTTGGGGAAACCGGCGCCGAACCTGACGTCGCAGTCGGGGCCGCTGACTCGGACGGTGCGGGACTCGGCGCTGTTATTGCAGGCGCTGGCGGGGCCTGACGAGCGGGACGTCATGTCGATGCGGGAAACGCCGCCGGACTTTGTCGCGTCGCTCAAGCAAGGAGTCAAGGGACTGAGGGTGGCGTGGAGCGGGGACCTGGGGTACGCAGCGGTGGAGCCGGAAGTGGAGGCTATCGCGAGGAAGGGGGCGATGGCGCTGGGAGAGCTGGGGTGCGAGGTGGAGGAGCCTGGGCTGTCGTTGGAGTACCCGCTGCTGGACTTCGTGAGCATTTTTTCGACGGGCGGGTACGCGTCGTACGGGCACTTGCAATTGGAGCATGAGGATAAGTTGACGGACTATGTCATTGAGAACTTTGAGCGGGGGAAGAAGGTCAGCGGGTTGGAGTACGCGAGGTCGCTGAACGCGGTGATGAGGATGACGGCGCAGGTTAGCCAGTGGATGGATAAGTACGACTTGCTGGTGACGCCGACGATGGCGGTGGCGGCGTTCGCCGTGGGGAAGAACCCGGCGGAGATAGCGGGGAGGAAAGCGTACCCTCGATGGGACTTTATGCCGTACACGCCTGTGTTCAACCTGACGGGACAGCCGGCGGCTAGCGCGCCGTGCGGGTTTACGTCAGGTGGGCTGCCGGTGGGACTTCACATAATAGGACGGCGAGGGGCGGAGGCTACGGTACTTAGGGCGTCGGCGGCGCTGGAGTCGGCGAGGCCGTGGTCGGGGCAGGCGCCGGCGGTGTCGTAG
- a CDS encoding PGF-pre-PGF domain-containing protein — protein sequence MKNISSVARWAATSRGVALSIALAVALTVVLIFTSDSASAVNLTVNNLPNSVTQGQSLQFKLNLDISPTELIPVQSLEMVIDGPGTTSDITVTFTPYGTVTTGDPHVSLALCSSCLGGAGTGYGLLQGTRVGYQSSSTFNFGYGYGYGFGTVNPVVTKFEYNVTLNTGAAPQMTTGSYGVTFKLNTGDIAKPNFTSSVSNFQITAPPIIPPTPTNTPLPPPAAQVEDVADTVQDLPLEQAAKVVGGLSGELAAAVITDIAENVSAQQAAEIVSSLTNIKAAEVIQNVTPEVATKVAEEMANTNAKAAATILETVPPEKAAQVIEKTTIDAATKIIDQASDVGAGAILSKASALAGADIVEALDIEKAAPVMDNVEPKKAGAIMATVDTETKVNLVKNMSKFALINTLSETPILAIKEISIDLLLQTLPQLPASQLVITDPPKLNPFLPPQAPFSEPTNPNLVTYSAQTSEGDWGTLVSSPAPLHKILGKFNKSLSSVKIGVENVIFRPTNVPNLPDGVTPVEFFRLTMENAQPQDLVASHVTFFVTQQVMAANQFHKWGILLHRYNEATGKWETLETTRIAEDSAKVYYSTVVPGFSLFAISGTKTAATTRFEVTNLQVPSQVIVGQTANISADIKNVSAEERSYTAVLYLDNAAEAVQTVQIGAGKSLKVSFGVQAPLGQHTVRLEKQSASYRVTTQPAATATPTPTRTPTATLPGPTATPTATMPAPTATPTTAPVATATPTATTAPAPTPTPTVTPTTPPEEDDGGISAGAVILIVLVVAGGAALAYGGYTLYRRRQGGAAGP from the coding sequence ATGAAAAATATTTCATCGGTAGCGAGATGGGCCGCCACCTCAAGAGGGGTGGCGCTTTCTATTGCCCTGGCAGTGGCGTTGACGGTAGTCCTAATCTTCACGTCGGACAGCGCCAGCGCGGTAAATCTAACGGTTAACAACCTGCCGAACAGCGTGACCCAGGGCCAGTCGCTTCAGTTCAAGCTTAACCTGGATATATCTCCGACGGAACTGATTCCTGTTCAGAGCCTGGAGATGGTGATTGATGGGCCAGGGACCACTTCCGATATAACAGTTACCTTTACCCCCTATGGAACCGTGACGACGGGCGACCCTCACGTTTCACTGGCGCTATGCTCTTCATGTCTTGGGGGAGCGGGCACGGGGTACGGGCTTCTACAAGGGACTAGAGTAGGATATCAAAGCAGCAGCACGTTCAATTTTGGTTATGGCTACGGTTATGGATTTGGGACTGTAAATCCAGTAGTTACCAAATTTGAGTACAACGTAACGTTAAACACCGGCGCGGCCCCGCAGATGACTACTGGATCGTACGGCGTTACATTCAAGCTGAATACGGGAGACATAGCTAAACCGAACTTTACCTCCAGCGTCTCCAACTTCCAGATTACCGCCCCGCCGATTATACCTCCTACGCCGACGAACACACCGCTGCCGCCCCCGGCGGCCCAGGTGGAGGACGTAGCCGATACAGTGCAGGACCTGCCGCTTGAACAGGCTGCCAAGGTGGTGGGAGGACTGAGCGGCGAGCTGGCGGCGGCGGTTATCACCGACATCGCCGAAAATGTAAGCGCGCAGCAAGCTGCTGAAATAGTGTCAAGCTTGACTAACATAAAGGCGGCGGAGGTGATACAGAACGTCACCCCTGAAGTGGCCACCAAGGTGGCGGAAGAGATGGCCAACACTAACGCCAAGGCCGCCGCGACGATATTGGAGACGGTGCCGCCTGAGAAGGCTGCCCAGGTCATAGAAAAGACCACCATTGACGCAGCTACCAAGATCATCGACCAGGCCAGCGACGTAGGGGCCGGCGCAATACTGAGCAAGGCGTCGGCGCTGGCCGGCGCGGACATTGTGGAGGCGCTGGATATTGAGAAGGCCGCGCCGGTCATGGACAACGTAGAACCGAAGAAGGCCGGCGCGATTATGGCAACGGTGGACACGGAGACCAAGGTGAACCTGGTTAAGAACATGTCGAAGTTCGCTCTAATAAACACGCTGTCTGAAACGCCGATTCTAGCCATAAAAGAGATAAGCATAGATCTCTTGTTACAGACCCTGCCGCAGTTGCCAGCCTCGCAACTGGTGATAACGGACCCGCCGAAGTTGAACCCGTTCCTGCCGCCTCAGGCGCCGTTCTCGGAGCCGACGAATCCGAACCTGGTGACCTACTCTGCGCAGACGTCAGAAGGGGACTGGGGCACCCTGGTAAGTAGCCCTGCGCCCCTTCATAAGATTCTCGGCAAGTTCAACAAGAGCCTGTCCTCTGTGAAGATTGGTGTGGAGAACGTGATCTTCCGGCCGACAAACGTGCCCAACCTTCCTGATGGGGTCACGCCGGTGGAGTTCTTCAGGCTGACTATGGAGAACGCGCAGCCCCAGGACCTCGTGGCCAGCCACGTGACGTTCTTTGTAACACAGCAGGTGATGGCGGCCAACCAGTTCCACAAATGGGGCATTCTGCTGCACCGGTATAACGAAGCCACTGGAAAGTGGGAGACGCTGGAGACCACCCGTATAGCTGAAGATTCAGCGAAGGTGTACTACAGCACCGTGGTGCCCGGGTTCTCGCTCTTCGCGATATCCGGCACTAAGACAGCAGCAACAACACGGTTTGAGGTGACTAACCTCCAGGTGCCATCACAGGTCATCGTCGGCCAGACGGCAAATATAAGCGCCGACATTAAGAACGTCAGCGCCGAGGAGCGCAGCTATACAGCCGTACTTTACCTGGACAACGCGGCGGAGGCGGTGCAGACGGTGCAGATTGGCGCCGGGAAGAGCTTGAAGGTGAGCTTCGGCGTGCAGGCGCCGCTGGGACAGCACACCGTGCGTCTAGAGAAGCAGAGCGCCAGCTATAGAGTCACTACTCAGCCGGCTGCCACCGCGACCCCGACACCGACCCGGACGCCCACGGCGACGCTGCCCGGGCCCACGGCCACCCCAACGGCTACCATGCCTGCGCCCACGGCGACGCCGACGACGGCCCCAGTCGCGACAGCTACTCCTACGGCTACAACGGCCCCGGCGCCTACACCTACGCCGACGGTCACGCCTACTACGCCGCCCGAAGAGGACGACGGAGGGATAAGCGCGGGCGCGGTGATACTGATAGTGCTGGTGGTGGCCGGAGGGGCGGCTCTCGCCTACGGCGGATACACACTGTACCGCCGCCGCCAGGGCGGAGCGGCCGGGCCGTAG
- a CDS encoding serine hydrolase, producing the protein MEKLVKDLNALCDRYSFHTGWYLKDLRSEKEANRLGGVVVPSASVRKIAILMAAMKASHEGRLSLGQRVPIEARYQNNDSGCFQHLTADFSISLRDALVMMIIVSDNTCTGAVADLLGLEYINSFSRSMGMKGTTHRHGFPPLPVPKDHPVEYTNATTPNDVGLLLDLMLKGSEDAASAKRLGCTSDLCRLALDILSWQKLKTRLPSLLPPGTKVAHKTGTGVRNHNDAGIVYLGEEPLFILSAFTEHVPPELEDGTPGHAAAARLIGEMSRLAFDTLSGRKPMAASGRVKGKQGVLPNRSRDGGYAVRGSGAA; encoded by the coding sequence ATGGAAAAACTAGTGAAGGATTTAAACGCTCTGTGCGACCGTTACTCGTTTCATACAGGCTGGTACTTGAAGGACCTGCGCAGCGAAAAGGAGGCAAACAGGCTGGGGGGTGTGGTAGTGCCATCGGCGAGCGTGAGGAAGATAGCTATACTCATGGCAGCGATGAAGGCGTCGCACGAGGGGCGACTGTCGCTGGGCCAGCGGGTGCCTATAGAGGCTCGATATCAAAACAATGATTCGGGGTGCTTCCAGCATCTGACGGCGGACTTTTCGATATCGCTGAGGGATGCGCTGGTAATGATGATAATTGTGAGCGACAACACTTGCACCGGGGCAGTCGCCGACCTGCTGGGGCTGGAGTATATAAACTCGTTCAGCAGGTCTATGGGGATGAAGGGGACGACGCACCGTCACGGGTTTCCTCCGCTGCCGGTGCCGAAGGACCATCCGGTGGAGTACACCAACGCCACCACGCCCAATGACGTAGGGCTGCTTCTGGACTTGATGCTGAAGGGGTCAGAGGATGCGGCGTCGGCGAAGAGACTAGGATGCACATCCGATCTGTGCCGGCTGGCGCTGGATATTTTGAGCTGGCAGAAGCTGAAGACCCGACTGCCGTCGCTGCTGCCACCGGGGACTAAGGTAGCGCACAAAACGGGCACGGGAGTGAGGAATCATAACGACGCGGGGATTGTGTATCTGGGGGAGGAGCCGCTCTTTATCCTATCGGCGTTTACGGAGCACGTGCCGCCGGAACTGGAGGACGGGACGCCGGGCCACGCGGCGGCAGCTAGGCTGATTGGGGAGATGAGCCGGCTAGCCTTCGACACGCTGTCGGGGAGAAAGCCGATGGCGGCGTCTGGGCGGGTGAAGGGCAAGCAGGGGGTTTTACCAAATCGGTCTAGAGACGGCGGTTATGCTGTGAGAGGAAGTGGCGCCGCGTAA